The following are encoded together in the Cyanobacterium aponinum PCC 10605 genome:
- a CDS encoding L,D-transpeptidase, which produces MKLLSYRRHLRRNFLLCLITFCFSLTGVSPSFSSESVNYIHNIQRQLLEINAPSLPPLRDSSVYLYSPDEVSNFQLVLRLKKRVVEVYEQDQVIASFPVAVGREGWETPQGEFEIIQMVENPSWQNPWTGKVIPPGPTNPLGERWIGFWTDGKNFIGFHGTPGEHLIGQAVSHGCVRMRNKDIKELFKLVSMGTPVKVVQ; this is translated from the coding sequence ATGAAACTCCTTTCTTATCGTCGCCATTTAAGACGAAATTTCCTTCTGTGTTTGATAACTTTTTGTTTCTCTTTAACTGGAGTTTCTCCCAGTTTTAGCTCAGAATCGGTCAATTATATTCATAATATTCAACGGCAACTGCTAGAAATCAATGCTCCTAGTTTGCCCCCTCTCAGAGATTCAAGTGTTTATCTTTACAGCCCCGATGAAGTATCTAATTTTCAATTAGTTTTGCGTTTGAAAAAAAGAGTAGTTGAAGTTTATGAACAAGACCAAGTAATTGCTAGTTTCCCCGTCGCAGTCGGTAGAGAAGGTTGGGAAACTCCTCAAGGAGAATTTGAGATTATTCAAATGGTAGAAAATCCCTCGTGGCAAAATCCTTGGACAGGGAAAGTAATTCCCCCAGGTCCTACCAATCCTTTAGGAGAACGTTGGATCGGGTTTTGGACTGATGGTAAAAATTTTATCGGTTTTCACGGAACGCCCGGGGAACATTTAATCGGTCAAGCCGTATCTCATGGTTGTGTGAGAATGAGAAATAAAGATATTAAAGAATTATTTAAGTTAGTGTCTATGGGTACACCAGTGAAGGTGGTGCAGTAA
- a CDS encoding ATP-binding cassette domain-containing protein: MTEDNHDSIVINTDNPYIICSNHGQKLPPMELVKDQYLLGRDPNFVDFVVPNEWLVFSRIQATFVFIENHYHIFDGDRTSPSSNKLYINNHLITSDEGYILRHGDVIRIGNNVNAIATIEFYDPTRVTALPSMPEGTILINESLVQSSTVMFDPNTPPEKIAVVGDKCSADVINLASKKEITIGRDKSCDVVLNAPTVSRKHVTIDYVTEGKCIVSNYSPNGIFVDGFPIKGRITINSGTVIKIVPYTFVFDKDKLLVADTGENIRLDAQNISLIVTNKKKEKIILLNNLSMPIEPKQLVALVGGSGAGKSTFLRTLLGIQNTTSGKVYLNGEDLAENFNLYRHQIGYVPQTDIIHKDLKVEEVLRFTAKLRLPPDIDIDTIIEKTLADIEMLEKRDVLVKNLSGGQLKRVSIGVELLVNPKLFFLDEPTSGLDPGLDKKIMQLLRKLADQGRTIILVTHATNNIKLCDRIAFLGQGGNLCFFGSYEEAKNFFDLENKDFADVYLELDNKTAVTQTAEKYQHSTYQRHNIENKLLTTNPVDKKKEKSKPIKGNFFRQLLVLSQRYLELVKRDRINLIISLLTAPIGIMLINLAAREREPFIIGTENDPSIAPFAQTVVFVFTCAALWVGLAGSLQEVVKEKDIYQRERLVNLNLRAYLGSKLLIIGALAIVQTLFMVSIALPSFASPEPEIISWWAGFAITSFLTLLSASCLGLMVSAMVTNITQANSALPILLLPQIIFSGVLFEIKGIIQYISWLMISRWSVGAYGSLVDINGLIPEPTILPDGTTMPLPFEEKYIYQPDWDNLSANWQMLLIHACFYLLITYFLQRNKDIL; the protein is encoded by the coding sequence ATGACGGAAGATAATCATGATTCAATAGTAATCAATACAGATAATCCTTATATTATTTGTAGCAATCATGGGCAAAAATTACCGCCCATGGAATTAGTTAAAGATCAATATTTATTAGGTAGAGATCCTAATTTTGTTGATTTTGTCGTACCTAATGAATGGTTAGTTTTCAGTCGTATTCAGGCAACTTTTGTTTTCATTGAAAATCATTATCACATATTTGATGGCGATCGCACTTCTCCTAGTAGTAATAAGCTATACATCAATAATCATTTAATCACCTCTGACGAGGGTTATATTTTGAGACACGGGGATGTAATCAGAATTGGCAATAATGTTAATGCAATCGCAACTATTGAATTTTATGACCCAACAAGGGTTACAGCATTACCAAGTATGCCCGAAGGTACAATTTTAATTAATGAAAGTTTAGTACAATCTAGTACAGTAATGTTTGACCCGAATACTCCCCCTGAAAAAATTGCGGTGGTAGGGGACAAATGTTCGGCAGATGTGATCAATTTAGCTAGTAAAAAGGAAATTACTATTGGGCGGGATAAAAGTTGTGATGTGGTGTTGAATGCCCCAACGGTGTCTCGTAAGCACGTAACAATTGACTATGTCACCGAGGGCAAATGTATTGTTTCTAATTATAGTCCTAACGGCATTTTTGTAGATGGTTTTCCCATTAAAGGACGAATTACCATTAATTCAGGTACGGTAATTAAAATCGTACCTTATACTTTTGTTTTTGACAAAGATAAATTATTAGTTGCGGACACAGGAGAAAATATCCGTTTAGATGCTCAAAATATTAGCCTTATTGTTACGAATAAAAAGAAAGAAAAAATAATTTTATTAAACAACTTATCTATGCCCATTGAACCAAAACAATTAGTTGCCTTAGTTGGAGGTAGTGGAGCAGGAAAATCAACTTTTTTAAGAACCTTGTTAGGCATTCAAAACACCACTTCAGGAAAAGTCTATTTAAACGGAGAAGATTTAGCAGAAAATTTTAATTTATATCGTCATCAAATTGGCTATGTACCTCAAACAGACATTATTCACAAAGACTTAAAAGTAGAAGAAGTTTTGCGTTTTACTGCTAAATTAAGATTACCGCCTGACATTGATATAGATACTATTATTGAAAAAACTTTAGCGGATATTGAGATGTTAGAAAAACGGGATGTTTTAGTCAAAAATTTGAGCGGAGGACAATTAAAAAGAGTATCCATAGGGGTAGAATTATTAGTTAATCCTAAGTTATTTTTTCTCGATGAACCTACCTCTGGATTAGACCCGGGCTTGGATAAAAAAATCATGCAATTATTGCGTAAATTAGCAGATCAAGGAAGAACAATTATTCTTGTTACCCATGCCACTAATAATATCAAATTGTGCGATCGCATTGCTTTTTTAGGGCAGGGAGGCAACCTTTGCTTTTTTGGTAGCTATGAAGAAGCTAAAAATTTTTTTGATTTAGAAAATAAAGATTTTGCCGATGTTTATCTTGAATTAGACAATAAAACTGCGGTTACTCAAACCGCCGAAAAATATCAACATTCTACCTACCAACGTCACAACATTGAAAATAAACTTCTAACAACTAATCCCGTTGATAAAAAGAAGGAAAAATCTAAGCCCATAAAAGGGAACTTTTTTCGGCAATTACTGGTTTTATCTCAAAGATACCTCGAATTGGTAAAGCGCGATCGCATCAACTTGATCATATCTCTCTTAACTGCACCCATTGGCATTATGTTGATCAACTTAGCCGCAAGAGAACGAGAACCCTTTATCATAGGAACAGAAAATGATCCTTCCATTGCACCCTTTGCTCAAACTGTCGTTTTTGTTTTTACTTGTGCCGCCCTATGGGTAGGATTAGCAGGATCACTACAAGAAGTAGTCAAAGAAAAAGATATTTATCAAAGAGAAAGACTAGTAAACCTCAACCTTCGTGCCTATCTCGGCTCAAAACTATTAATTATTGGTGCATTAGCCATCGTACAAACCCTGTTTATGGTGAGTATCGCCCTTCCCTCCTTTGCCTCTCCTGAACCAGAAATAATATCTTGGTGGGCAGGATTTGCCATTACTAGCTTTCTCACTCTTCTTAGTGCCTCCTGTTTGGGATTAATGGTTTCAGCTATGGTGACAAATATTACTCAAGCAAATAGCGCCTTACCAATTCTTTTGTTACCACAAATTATTTTTTCTGGGGTGTTGTTTGAAATTAAAGGCATAATTCAATATATTTCATGGTTAATGATTAGTCGTTGGTCTGTGGGTGCTTATGGTTCATTAGTGGATATTAATGGCTTAATTCCTGAACCGACTATCTTACCCGATGGTACAACAATGCCTTTACCATTTGAAGAAAAATATATCTATCAACCCGACTGGGATAATTTAAGTGCAAATTGGCAAATGTTATTAATTCACGCTTGTTTTTATCTTTTAATTACTTATTTTCTACAGAGAAATAAAGATATTCTTTGA
- a CDS encoding DUF3067 family protein — protein sequence MTGQELQQLIINKWGYSYDAQVVRIKDKIYFQVMWKYLEQASFHYTQAEYMANLEQIAQYLTSWGVVSQVIEGITDTKSKPRLGKAVSISLNLGERASEWILDN from the coding sequence ATGACAGGGCAAGAATTACAACAACTAATTATAAATAAATGGGGTTACTCTTACGATGCCCAAGTAGTGAGAATTAAGGACAAAATTTATTTTCAGGTAATGTGGAAATATTTAGAACAAGCCTCCTTTCATTACACCCAAGCCGAATACATGGCGAATTTAGAACAAATAGCCCAGTATCTTACCAGTTGGGGGGTGGTGTCTCAGGTAATAGAAGGAATCACAGACACGAAAAGTAAGCCTCGCTTAGGAAAGGCAGTGAGTATTTCTTTAAATTTAGGGGAAAGGGCTTCTGAATGGATTTTGGATAATTAA
- the acsF gene encoding magnesium-protoporphyrin IX monomethyl ester (oxidative) cyclase, with the protein MVTTVRPSEFEEIRPGVKAPAKETILTPRFYTTDFEEMAKMDLSANEEELKAILAEFKEDYNRHHFVRNADFDQSWDHIDGETRRLFVEFLERSCTAEFSGFLLYKELGRRLKDTNPLLAECFLLMSRDEARHAGFLNKALSDFNLTLDLGFLTKSRKYTFFKPKFIFYATYLSEKIGYWRYITIYRHLEQHPESRIYPIFKFFENWCQDENRHGDFFDAILKAQPSFLNDWKAKLWCRFFLLSVFATMYLNDLQRSDFYASIGLDARSYDKHVIEKTNNTAARVFPVIIDVDNPAFYESLEICVSNCEQLRAIDETNAIAPVKFLRKLPLYLSNMTQFIKLYFIKPIEVEKQQGCVC; encoded by the coding sequence ATGGTAACAACAGTTAGACCTTCAGAATTCGAGGAAATTCGCCCCGGAGTGAAAGCACCAGCGAAAGAAACCATCCTCACCCCTCGTTTTTATACCACTGATTTCGAGGAAATGGCAAAAATGGACTTAAGTGCCAATGAGGAAGAATTAAAAGCCATCCTCGCTGAGTTTAAAGAAGATTATAACCGTCATCACTTCGTCCGCAACGCTGATTTTGACCAATCTTGGGATCACATTGATGGTGAAACTCGTCGTTTATTTGTAGAATTTTTAGAGCGTTCTTGTACTGCTGAATTTTCTGGATTCTTATTATATAAAGAATTAGGCAGACGTTTAAAAGACACCAATCCCCTCTTAGCTGAATGTTTCTTATTAATGTCTCGGGATGAAGCCCGTCACGCAGGTTTCCTTAACAAAGCACTCTCTGACTTTAATTTAACCCTAGATTTAGGCTTTTTAACCAAGAGTCGTAAATATACTTTCTTTAAACCTAAATTTATTTTTTACGCTACCTATCTTTCCGAAAAAATTGGTTATTGGCGCTATATCACTATTTACCGTCACTTAGAGCAACATCCTGAAAGTCGCATTTATCCCATCTTCAAGTTTTTTGAAAATTGGTGTCAAGACGAAAATCGTCACGGAGATTTCTTCGATGCTATTCTTAAAGCTCAACCCAGTTTCTTAAACGATTGGAAAGCGAAGTTGTGGTGTCGTTTCTTCCTTCTTTCCGTATTTGCTACTATGTACCTCAATGACTTACAACGCTCCGACTTCTATGCTTCCATTGGCTTAGATGCAAGAAGTTATGACAAACACGTTATTGAGAAAACCAATAACACCGCCGCCAGAGTTTTCCCTGTAATTATTGATGTTGATAATCCTGCTTTCTACGAAAGTTTAGAGATTTGCGTTAGCAATTGTGAACAATTAAGAGCCATCGATGAAACAAATGCGATCGCACCTGTGAAGTTTTTACGTAAACTACCTTTATACTTGTCTAATATGACTCAGTTTATCAAACTTTACTTCATCAAACCCATTGAAGTAGAAAAACAACAAGGTTGTGTTTGTTAA
- the petA gene encoding cytochrome f has translation MRDNSFFRQISRICLVAIASLSVLLFSNLGLPQAANAYPFWAQETAPETPREATGRIVCANCHLAAKPAEVEIPQAVLPDTVFEAVVKIPYDHSQQQVLGDGSKGGLNVGAVLMLPDGFQIAPEDRIPEEMKEKVNGAYFQTYKEGQDNWIIVGPLPGDQYEEIVFPVLSPDPKNDPNIHYGKYSVHLGANRGRGQVYPTGQLSNNNVFKSTVAGAITNITEAEAGGYTVTINDGETDYSVEIPVGPELIVTEGQEVAVGEALTNDPNVGGFGQKDTEVVLQSPDRIKWLLVFIAGIMLAQILLVLKKKQIEKVQEAGLYF, from the coding sequence ATGAGAGATAATTCTTTTTTTCGTCAAATTAGTCGAATTTGCTTAGTGGCGATCGCCTCTTTAAGCGTATTATTATTCAGCAATCTAGGTTTACCTCAAGCCGCTAATGCTTACCCTTTCTGGGCGCAAGAAACTGCCCCTGAAACCCCCAGAGAAGCGACTGGACGTATTGTCTGTGCTAACTGTCACTTAGCCGCAAAACCTGCGGAGGTGGAAATACCCCAAGCGGTTTTACCCGATACCGTTTTTGAAGCAGTGGTAAAAATTCCTTATGACCACTCTCAACAACAAGTATTAGGAGATGGAAGCAAAGGTGGTTTAAACGTGGGTGCAGTGTTAATGTTACCCGACGGTTTCCAGATTGCCCCTGAAGACCGTATTCCTGAAGAAATGAAGGAAAAAGTAAACGGTGCTTATTTCCAAACCTATAAAGAAGGACAAGATAACTGGATTATCGTTGGACCTTTACCCGGTGATCAATACGAAGAAATTGTTTTCCCTGTATTATCTCCTGATCCTAAAAATGATCCTAACATTCACTATGGTAAATATTCCGTACATTTAGGAGCAAACAGAGGTAGAGGTCAAGTTTATCCTACAGGTCAACTCAGCAATAATAACGTTTTCAAATCCACTGTTGCTGGTGCAATTACTAATATTACCGAAGCTGAAGCTGGTGGCTACACTGTCACTATCAATGACGGAGAAACCGACTATTCTGTTGAAATACCAGTAGGACCCGAATTAATCGTCACTGAAGGACAAGAAGTTGCTGTAGGCGAGGCTTTAACAAATGATCCTAACGTTGGTGGTTTTGGTCAAAAAGATACCGAAGTTGTCTTACAAAGCCCCGATCGCATCAAATGGTTATTAGTCTTCATTGCAGGTATTATGCTTGCTCAAATTCTTCTAGTATTGAAGAAAAAACAAATCGAAAAAGTACAAGAAGCGGGTTTATACTTCTAA
- a CDS encoding OB-fold-containig protein, with protein MLFDIANLTYWIFLGIGVLLFLFVIISGGGEDQDLDTDVNFDSDIDVDTDVDFDADVDGDVDGDIDHNLKTDLDEGVEATIFSFLSWFGLGKCPLMILLAIDFSTWGVTGWFLNVLVGGLLNAIPTGFIGFLIFFLSFCFSVWVGRVLSVPIGKIFANAGENVEGDRLVGCSGEVTSSKVPYIVEGRIAQADILDSASNLVTVEICLPEWAQVIPSKGQEVLIIEKRQHCFLAIAKDSSDQDKWFNSIKN; from the coding sequence ATGCTATTCGACATTGCTAATTTAACTTACTGGATTTTTCTCGGTATCGGGGTTTTGCTATTTCTCTTTGTGATTATTTCTGGAGGTGGTGAAGATCAAGATTTAGATACTGATGTAAATTTTGATAGCGACATAGATGTTGATACTGATGTGGACTTTGATGCTGATGTCGATGGGGATGTTGATGGAGATATTGATCATAATCTCAAAACGGATTTAGATGAAGGAGTTGAGGCAACTATCTTTTCTTTTCTCTCTTGGTTTGGTTTGGGTAAATGCCCTTTGATGATTTTATTAGCGATCGATTTTTCTACGTGGGGGGTCACAGGATGGTTTTTAAATGTGTTGGTGGGTGGGCTTCTTAATGCTATTCCCACTGGTTTTATTGGTTTCTTGATCTTTTTTCTCTCTTTTTGTTTTAGTGTGTGGGTGGGTAGGGTGTTGTCTGTCCCTATTGGTAAAATTTTTGCTAATGCTGGAGAAAATGTGGAGGGCGATCGCCTTGTTGGTTGTAGTGGAGAGGTAACTTCGTCTAAAGTTCCCTATATTGTCGAAGGAAGAATCGCTCAAGCGGACATTTTAGACTCTGCTAGTAATCTGGTAACAGTGGAAATTTGTTTACCTGAATGGGCGCAAGTTATACCTTCAAAAGGTCAAGAAGTGCTAATTATCGAGAAAAGACAACATTGTTTTTTGGCTATAGCTAAAGACAGTTCCGATCAAGATAAATGGTTTAATTCAATTAAAAATTAA
- a CDS encoding AbrB/MazE/SpoVT family DNA-binding domain-containing protein translates to MLAKLTSKNQLTLPKSITKEVGDVEYFDVKLEDGQIVLTPVKIQKADAVRAKLAQLKISEDDITEAVAWARKG, encoded by the coding sequence ATGTTGGCTAAATTAACCAGTAAAAATCAGCTTACTTTACCAAAGAGTATAACGAAGGAAGTGGGGGATGTAGAATATTTCGATGTCAAGCTCGAAGATGGGCAAATAGTATTAACTCCCGTGAAAATTCAAAAGGCTGATGCCGTAAGAGCAAAGTTAGCACAATTAAAAATTAGTGAGGACGATATTACTGAGGCAGTAGCATGGGCAAGAAAGGGTTAA
- the petC gene encoding cytochrome b6-f complex iron-sulfur subunit, giving the protein MTQISGNADVPDMGRRQFMNLLTFGTITGVAAGALYPVVSYFIPKSAGGTGAGIAAKDKLGNDVVASEFLASHQAGDRTLAQGLKGDPTYLIVTEDKQIASYGLNAVCTHLGCVVPWNASENKFICPCHGSQYNNEGKVVRGPAPLSLALVHADVNDDKVYLSNWEETDFRTGEEPWWS; this is encoded by the coding sequence ATGACACAAATTTCTGGAAATGCTGATGTACCCGATATGGGGCGCCGTCAGTTTATGAATTTACTGACTTTCGGTACTATTACTGGTGTGGCGGCTGGTGCTTTATATCCTGTTGTTAGCTATTTTATCCCTAAATCCGCAGGTGGTACTGGTGCTGGTATTGCCGCAAAAGATAAGTTAGGAAATGATGTAGTAGCTAGTGAGTTTTTGGCTTCTCATCAAGCGGGCGATCGCACTTTAGCTCAAGGTTTGAAGGGTGATCCCACTTATTTAATTGTCACCGAAGATAAACAAATTGCTTCCTATGGTTTAAATGCCGTTTGTACTCACCTTGGTTGTGTTGTACCTTGGAATGCGTCTGAAAATAAATTTATTTGTCCTTGTCATGGTTCTCAGTACAACAATGAAGGAAAAGTGGTAAGAGGTCCTGCACCTTTATCTTTAGCCCTTGTTCATGCTGATGTTAACGATGATAAAGTTTATTTAAGTAATTGGGAAGAAACTGATTTCCGCACTGGTGAAGAACCTTGGTGGAGTTAA
- a CDS encoding DUF2232 domain-containing protein yields the protein MTDSKPDFSVDDSNWIDEEETYQSIASESDANLKDKQTKYYQFKPETIALVESAFLASTASLIWLIDYYFRIGPFLKMLFPLPIALVYLRRGKRASIITTIVCGLLLAILMGPPRSIVYIVPYGLMGIQLGALWRRGVNWYVSIFVASLIGCFGFFFRFWLFSILLGEDLWVYVISQITNLADWIFLKLGILARPDMITIQLLAIAVVMVNNIIYSLTVHLVALLMLDRLKTPIPRPPKWLQVILDYE from the coding sequence TTGACAGATTCTAAACCAGACTTTTCCGTTGATGATTCTAATTGGATTGATGAAGAGGAAACCTATCAATCGATCGCATCTGAGTCTGATGCTAATTTAAAAGACAAACAAACCAAATATTATCAATTTAAACCAGAAACTATCGCTCTTGTGGAAAGTGCCTTTTTGGCAAGTACAGCAAGTTTAATTTGGTTGATTGATTACTATTTTCGCATCGGTCCTTTTTTGAAAATGTTATTTCCTTTACCTATTGCCCTAGTTTATCTACGCAGGGGTAAAAGAGCATCTATTATCACTACTATTGTGTGTGGCTTGTTATTAGCAATTTTGATGGGTCCTCCTCGCAGTATCGTCTATATCGTCCCCTATGGCTTAATGGGAATACAATTAGGAGCTTTATGGCGTAGAGGAGTAAATTGGTATGTTTCTATTTTTGTAGCGAGTTTAATTGGTTGTTTTGGTTTCTTTTTCCGCTTTTGGTTATTTTCAATTCTGTTAGGGGAAGATTTATGGGTATATGTTATTAGTCAGATCACTAATTTGGCTGATTGGATTTTCTTAAAACTGGGAATTTTAGCTCGTCCTGATATGATTACTATTCAGCTACTTGCGATCGCAGTTGTGATGGTCAATAATATTATTTATAGTTTAACCGTTCATCTCGTTGCCTTACTAATGCTCGATCGCCTTAAAACCCCCATTCCACGACCTCCGAAGTGGTTACAAGTAATTTTAGATTATGAATAA
- a CDS encoding flotillin family protein, with protein sequence MRYWLELIQQIPVKNIDFDLENNRKLESNLTNNIVEIPSANYPTTMAQLTVGNITFFGGIIGVLVILGLVAIWGYTRVYVVTPNNEAFVRNGGIFAKEKKVILNGGCIVIPGIHQLTRVPLREISIDVVRQGNLAVRTRDYLRANMRVTFYVCVSADKDAVLTAAQRLSKQGKISPEDIKDALEKRADDAIRAAAKKKSIAEIDSDKLGFAEEVLNLIQQDLRKVGLTLNNIAISEIEESDTYDENNFFDAQGVRLRTETIQKSIKQKLDVELETQREKRELELNTQVAIEQQELQAEKQSLNIKKEKEEAKLTQMKEIEFLKAQREREVQESKDQEQAKVERNKILQQQAIEEEDIRKKLAVQQKQYEANIALEESNKQLRVAQTSQAQEAEVAEIERQQTVEASRLRAQIAIAEAEQDSKIAQQQASIAIANKEKERFAAEAQKAQAEEGVKTAREVENAERQKKLSLIVAEREAEEKRITDQNVVEIDVFRRRRQAEIARQAAELEAESIRTLADAQKYKAIAEAEGRLAIIQAENALSDANRTADLLKQMMPLLMPQLPEIVKSLAPQPGVLGDARIYAFPGISGNSANGNGNGNDINKLLLSTSGLSLINTLLDEGKLGNLVAQLKGLLHSDSSSNNSNNPSEVKISKNIDSTSTIESQSLTSDYNEETEDSYSGENLVDEDGDLDFSPWAENN encoded by the coding sequence ATGAGATATTGGTTAGAATTAATCCAACAAATACCTGTTAAAAATATTGATTTCGATTTAGAAAACAACCGAAAATTAGAATCTAATTTAACTAATAATATTGTCGAAATTCCCAGTGCTAATTATCCTACTACTATGGCTCAATTAACAGTGGGAAATATAACTTTTTTTGGCGGAATTATCGGAGTTTTAGTTATTCTTGGATTAGTGGCTATTTGGGGCTATACAAGGGTTTATGTGGTAACTCCTAACAACGAGGCTTTTGTTCGTAACGGTGGTATTTTTGCGAAAGAAAAAAAGGTAATTTTAAACGGTGGTTGCATCGTTATTCCGGGTATTCATCAATTAACCCGTGTGCCTTTGAGAGAAATTTCTATCGATGTGGTAAGACAGGGCAATTTAGCGGTGCGCACTAGGGATTATTTACGGGCAAATATGCGAGTAACTTTTTATGTCTGTGTTAGTGCCGATAAAGATGCGGTTTTAACTGCGGCTCAAAGGTTATCTAAACAGGGTAAAATTTCCCCTGAAGATATAAAAGATGCTTTAGAAAAACGTGCTGATGATGCCATTAGGGCGGCGGCGAAAAAGAAAAGTATTGCGGAAATTGATTCGGATAAATTAGGTTTTGCGGAGGAAGTTTTAAATTTAATTCAACAAGATTTAAGAAAGGTTGGTTTAACTTTAAATAATATTGCTATTTCCGAAATTGAAGAAAGCGATACCTATGATGAAAATAACTTTTTTGATGCCCAAGGAGTGCGATTACGTACCGAAACAATCCAAAAATCCATTAAGCAAAAATTGGATGTGGAATTGGAAACCCAACGGGAAAAAAGAGAGTTAGAATTAAATACTCAGGTAGCTATTGAGCAACAGGAATTACAAGCAGAAAAGCAATCCTTAAATATTAAAAAGGAAAAAGAAGAAGCTAAATTAACCCAAATGAAGGAAATTGAATTTCTCAAAGCCCAACGGGAAAGGGAAGTTCAAGAATCAAAAGATCAAGAACAGGCTAAAGTCGAACGTAATAAAATTTTACAGCAACAAGCCATCGAAGAAGAAGATATTAGAAAAAAATTAGCTGTACAACAAAAACAATATGAGGCTAATATTGCCTTAGAAGAAAGTAATAAACAGTTAAGAGTTGCCCAAACCTCACAGGCACAAGAAGCGGAAGTGGCAGAAATTGAGCGTCAACAAACCGTAGAAGCATCGAGATTAAGAGCCCAAATTGCGATCGCAGAAGCAGAGCAAGATTCAAAAATAGCACAACAACAGGCATCCATTGCCATTGCTAATAAAGAGAAAGAAAGATTTGCCGCCGAAGCCCAAAAAGCTCAAGCAGAAGAAGGGGTTAAAACCGCAAGAGAGGTAGAAAATGCGGAAAGACAGAAAAAACTATCTTTGATTGTGGCAGAGAGAGAAGCAGAAGAAAAACGTATTACCGATCAAAATGTAGTAGAAATTGATGTCTTCCGTCGTCGTCGTCAAGCAGAAATTGCCCGTCAAGCCGCAGAATTAGAAGCTGAATCTATCCGCACCCTAGCAGATGCTCAAAAATATAAAGCCATTGCTGAAGCAGAAGGAAGATTGGCGATTATCCAAGCAGAGAATGCCCTCAGCGATGCTAACCGCACTGCAGATTTACTCAAACAAATGATGCCTTTATTAATGCCCCAATTACCCGAAATAGTGAAATCTCTTGCACCGCAACCCGGAGTTTTAGGAGATGCCCGAATATATGCTTTTCCCGGCATAAGTGGTAATAGTGCCAATGGTAACGGTAACGGCAATGATATTAATAAATTATTGCTTTCCACTAGCGGTTTATCCTTGATTAATACTCTATTAGATGAGGGAAAATTAGGTAACTTAGTGGCACAACTAAAGGGCTTACTGCACTCAGATTCTAGTAGTAACAACTCTAATAATCCCTCAGAGGTAAAAATAAGTAAAAATATTGATAGTACTTCTACTATAGAATCCCAATCTTTAACGTCTGATTATAATGAAGAAACAGAGGATAGTTACTCTGGTGAAAATCTTGTTGACGAAGATGGGGATTTAGATTTCTCTCCTTGGGCAGAGAATAATTAG
- a CDS encoding putative toxin-antitoxin system toxin component, PIN family, whose protein sequence is MGKKGLRVVIDTNLVLSALVFGGKVASLRYAWQTNLLIPLISKVTVTELIRVLAYPKFNLTPSEQEDLLADYIPYGETVRIPSKLPIIPPCRDSFDEPFLLLAKLGKADYLVAGDKDLLSLDGDFCCPIITTDKLFTLL, encoded by the coding sequence ATGGGCAAGAAAGGGTTAAGGGTTGTCATTGATACTAATTTGGTTTTGTCTGCATTGGTATTTGGAGGAAAGGTGGCTTCTTTGCGGTATGCTTGGCAGACTAATTTATTAATTCCTCTGATTTCTAAGGTGACGGTAACAGAATTAATCCGAGTTTTAGCTTATCCTAAGTTTAATTTAACTCCTTCCGAACAAGAGGATTTGTTGGCTGATTATATACCCTATGGTGAAACTGTAAGGATACCTTCTAAGTTGCCTATTATCCCCCCATGTCGAGATAGTTTTGATGAACCTTTTTTATTGTTGGCTAAACTTGGTAAGGCTGATTATTTAGTGGCGGGGGATAAGGATTTGTTATCTTTGGATGGTGATTTCTGTTGTCCAATAATTACAACAGACAAACTTTTTACTTTACTATAG